The region AGTGGCGATATATTtgctgggaaaaaaaaattattccctaaCATATGATTACTTTCTTTGTATCACAGCAGCTGATTGATAGGTCATATCACTAGGTACTCGCTGGTAATTTTCAGAGACCTTGTAGCTGCACGTATCTGTAACTGGTGGAGAGGTTTTCAATTTAGTTGGTTGATCTAGAGCTCCCAGGTGGTTGTGCTGACATCAGAGAGACAATAGGGAAACAACGGACAGATAAACatccttaggccggggacacacacaacgtataaaaaaacggtccgtttttcacgcacgagaatcgcacaaatgtttccaaaacagtgatccgtgtgcagtgcgaggatgcgatttcctcgcatcaaatgatccctttgacatccgtgtgacatccgtatggcatccgtatgccgagattttctcgcaggcttgcaaaaccgacatctaatggatttatgtgctcaaatgttcgttaaaacatatatacagtatacatatatatatatatatatatatatatgtcattgagacatatatatatatatatatattctgtatttatatttaattcagcacgagatatgttaaaagccgctaattcaattgccggcttttcatttctccttcccaaacccgacaggatatgagacatggtttacatacagtaaaccatctcatatccccctttttttttgcatattccacactactaacgttagtagtgtgtatgtgcaaaatgtgggcgctgtagcgtgttaaataaagggttaaatcgcggaaaaaattggcgtgggctcccgcgcaattttctccgccagagtggtaaagccagtgactgacggcagatattaatagccaggagagggtccatggttattggcccccccgtggctaaaaacatctgcccccagccaccccagaaaaggcacatctggaagatgcacctattctggcacttggccactctcttcccactcccgtgtagcggtgggatatggggtaatgaagggttaatgccaccttgctattgtaaggtgacattaagccagattaataatggagaggcgtcaattatgtcacctatccattattaatccaattgtctgaatgggttaaaaaacacacacacacatgatttaaaagtattttaatgaaataaacaaacaggttgttttaatattttattgctctctcaatccatccggaacaccctcgcttggcaaaataataaacccacaatatacataccctctctgatgaactgtcaggtcccacgaggtaatccatctgaaggggttaattattttacaggcaggagctgtgctaaagcactcgctcgtgcctgtaatcccccgggtgatgaaaggaaagctgagtgatcttacttacattgagttgtggtgaggcgccctctggtggatgaactcatatgaactcgagcgtgggaacttttccaaggctccagttcatgagaacatccaccagagggcgcctcaccgcaactcaatgtaagtaagatcactcagctttcctttcatcacccgggggattacaggcacgagcgagtgctttagcacagctcctgcctgtaaaataattaaccccttcagattacctcgtgggacctgacagttcatcagagggtatgtatattgttggtttattattttgccaagcgagggtgttccggatggattgagagagcaataaaatactaaaacaacctgtttgtttctttcattaaaatactttttaataatgtgtgtgtgttttattaaccatttcgtactattggattaataatggataggtgacataattgatgcctctccattattaatctggcttaatgtcaccttacaatagcaaggtggcattaacccttcattaccccatatcccaccgctacacgggaatgggaagagagaggccaagtgccagaataggcgcatcttccagatgtgccttttctggggtggctgggggcagatgtttgtagccaaggggggccaataaccatggaccctctctaggctattaatatctgccctcagtcactggctttaccactctggcggagaaaattgcgcgggagcccacgccaattttttccgcgatttaacccttaaatttaatagctacagcgccgaaattttgcacatacacactactaacattagtagtgtggaatatgcaaaaaaaagggggatatgacatggtttactgtatgtaaaccatgtctcatatcatgtcgggtttaggcaggagaaatgaaaagccggcaattgaattaccggcttttctagagaacaccgctgcgtatttctcgcaatgcacacgcatggtccgtgtgtaatccgattttttctcgcacccatagacttgcattggcgagtctcggccgagatacgctgacaatcgcagcatgctgcgatttcactcggatcctgaatacggcggagaaaatatcggatgatgggagctgcaccataaattaacattgggccgagtgctatgcgattttttatcgcatagcactcgtccgtattacggtctagtgtgaccccggccttagaaggaAAATCTAGTCCTTCTGTGAGTCATATTCCTTTTAAATGTCAATAAATATAAGCCCAAGGACCCTGTGTAAGAACATTCCCCCTCTGCAGAGTTCAGTATTCTAGAAAAGGAAACTTCCAACATTATACGACTTTTTTCTTTATAGCTTGGTGATTTGTGTTATGTGACTATCCCAATATACATACCCAATTTCCACACTGGAGTACACATCAAAATTTGTTatttatccctttttttttgttttttgttttttttttgttttaagcttttagatttttttaagtttttagaCTGTGCCACAGGCAGCAGAGTCATTTCATTTTCAGTAGAGGATAGAGAATTTAATGACCGCTCTACTGAACTGCTGGAGGCATAAATAGTGCAGGGTGGCACCGATATGACATAACACCATGAACTCCCAGATCCTTGGAGATGGCTGTACGTTATCTCATGGACATTGTGTGTTTATTGAGAGATTTCTACATTTTCAGCAAAATTTAACAAAACCTAATCCAAGATCTGATACACAACTATTGATAAAAGTATGCATATGCATTAAGAAACCCATTAAGTTCTTTAATTTATCCCTGTATCTATGTTTACCAGCATTTCAGGGAGGAAGTTTGGTGTCACTTTGTTGCTCCAACTTCTTGCTGTTTGGTCTTTCCCCACCATGGTGAGCACAACTCTGAGTGCATGTCCTCCTGTCTCCCAATGGGAGGCTATCCCAGTGCACTGTAGAGTGCTTCCCATCTGCTCTGAATCCAACTGGACAGTGCTGAATTTGGGGAGCTTTATAGGGAGGTATGTCCAGGCTTTAACTGTATTCATGTGCCCATTACACAGATGAGATTGAATGCAACAAAACCTTTTATGTAAAGACTAAAGCACCACCAAAGACCTTCAGGTCATGCAACAGGCAAATATGATGCTTACCTGAGGGCACCATATAGCCTGGGGTGCTGTGAAGGCATTACTATAtgtgggggcatcctactgtgtggtGGTACTGTGGGGGCATTTtactgtgtggaaggctgtggaGGCATTACTGTGGGGGGTGTACTGATGGGGCCTTATTCTGTGTAGAAGGTATCCCATTGTGTGGTGTTACTGTTGGGGAGTtaagagggcattatactgtgtggcggGCTGTGAAGGCATTACTGTGTAGCGTACagagagggcattatactgtgggagGCATCCTATTGTTTGGTGGTACTGTGGGAGCattttactgtgtggggggatgtgaaggcattactatgtgggggtaCTGAGttggcattatactgtttgtaatGGGATGTAAGGGCATTATATTGTTGAGGTGATGTGAGGGTATTACTGTACGGGGGAATCCTATTTGGTGGTATTATGAGGCATTACTGTGTGTGGGTACTGAAagagtattatactgtgtgggggggcatcTTATTGTGGGACTGTATTGTGGGGGCATTTTACTGTGTAGGGGACTATGGTAGCTTTTTATttatgcgggcggctgtgttggcTATGGAAGCAGTACTGTAATGTGCAGGAACACTAATGGGCTTAATTAAGAGTATATTTTTGTGTGGGCACATATAAAATAAGTTTAGGGAAGTTATTTAACGTAAAGTAAAAGTTGTTGCTGTATTATGTGTCCCTTTTAAGGTACTGTATATTTATAGTGTTGTATCTATGTCCTAACACAACTCTCTACAAATAGCATTCATTAGTAATTGAGCATAGCAATTTGCTAGGACGGACTTAGGTCCATCTTTTCTACTACCACTATTGTGAGATCATGTAGCATTTGAGGAAATGGTGGTGCTGGCCCATCAGACTACTATGGAGGTCTGCTGGAAAAGTTCTCTTGGAGGCATCTTGCCTACTTACCTGACGGAAGGATACAGCCAAACATCAGAGGCCTGAGCAGAAGTACCGTGCCAATCTGAGGGTAAAGAACACAGACACATTGATGTTAGCTACAAagttataaaaaattatatatatttctaTGCATTTTGTATAATGACAAGTTCCATTTTCTAAGACACAGATTTACATGGCTTAATGTTCCTGGACTGATGTAAAATCAATACTTATGTCCAACACACAACCTCAGACATCATAACTGAAAACAATAGGGTCACACTGGGCCaccagaatcctccagtgggcccaaGATCCCACAAAACAATTGTGTCTACCCTTCAGCTTGAAACTGACAGGTCGACATTATGCTCAGTAAGGTCAAGTAGCTCTCTGGTGTCTGGATTTCACTGCAGGGGCCCCTGGGTTGGGTCTGCGGAGTATCTGCTCATCAGTGGAGCATGCTGAAGGGCTAAACCTAACAATCCAAAATCAGAGATCCAGGGACAAGAGAAAGCGTTGATCCAAGTATATAGTCTGGAGGAGCTGGAGCAGAGGTCAGGAAGTCAATCAGAATCCAATAATAGAGAGGAGTCGGGTGGTCGAATGGTCAACAGagtagggtaggtgcacacagttTTTGGTTTGTGTGGGGAAAAAAATCGCCTAAAAGACCCTCCCTGTTCAGTTCATTTCTACAGTAAAACCTCTCCGCCGTTCACATGCTCAGTCTTTTGAGTGTTGTTTTCCACTTCAGGCTTTGTAAAAAATGTTTCGGAGAGAATAAAAACTttgcaagaaacaaaaaaaaaaaaactcctccaaaaactccCCAAAGGAGGAGCGTTTCCTGAAGCCGTTTCCACTAGAAAACTCATCATTTTTGACCACgtaacaaaaaaaaagtgtaagtGAGTCAGGAGAAAGATCAGGAAATGAGCCGGGACAAGAAGTTCGAAAGTGATTGGGGTTAGGACGCGGATTTGGGAGGTAAGAGAAGAGATTGTCATACGGTGATTATACGCAGGTCAGATTGCTGCATCCTGCTTATTACTTCGGTAATAAAAACCCTAAACAATAAGAAGATATAGGTGAATCGTTCGAGTGCTgctcccttaggctatgttcacacgatccttttttcactgcggatttttcaggtcctttttttgacaaatccgcagtgaaaaccgcagtgcttttcactgcgggttttgatcctttttctactgcggattccactgcgggtttccaactgcagtttcctattggtgctgttggaaacccacagcggaatccgcagaaagaattgacatggtacttcttttttccgcaggcaaatccgcgctgattttcctggggaaaaaaggatcgtcggcacagcgggttttgttttccattgggttacattgtactgtaacctgcatggaaaaaggatgcggatccgcagctgcaattccgctgcggatccgcaccaaaaaccgcaccgtgtgaatgtagccttataatCTGACGCATCTGCTCCCCGATGAGTGCAGAGGAGCGAGACTACCTTGGCGTCCATCCTCTCTGCTGTCTGTGGTGCTGGCCCGAGCGCTGCCCTGAGCTGCCGGCTCCTCTGGGGACTGGGTTTTCTTCTCCCTTTCTCTGATTAAGGCTCGTGTACAGTCAGACTTGTCTTCTCAGCCATGTTGTTTGGGTAATTACTGAAAGGCAGAGACCATCTGACAGGCGAACGCTGAAGTAGGAACATCTGGCTCTGACGTGGCGGCAACAGACGGCCGAACAGAACTGCATCAACCCCCAACATGTCTCCGGGTTCTGGATACACACGTATGCAAGAAAGGCTCGAAACAAGCCGCGCAAACAAAAATATTAACATTTGCATCTCCGACAGTGATCGGTGTAAAGAAAATATGTCGGCGCCTGTGggggcatgctgggagctgtagtagtTAGGCAATGGCTGGAGCGCCATAAATGAGGCGCTGTGTTGTTTCAGTAAATTCCTGCATTATTTGTACACTAAAGGGTTattctaagaaaaaaaaagttatcccCTATTGCTGGGTGTACAGTACAACCCTTCGGATCCCAAAATTCGTGCTCTGAAATCCGCTGAGATCGAGCGCTGTGCAGCGGCGCCATGGATGGAGCAGAGTGGCGCTTACCTCGTTCATTGTCTATGGCACTGCTGGAAATGGCGTTCTGTGGTCCCATAGACAATGGCACATGCGCAGCTCCCCTCCATCCAGGGGACGCGGCTGCAGAGCGGATTTTGGGATCATCAGGGATCTCAGTCGTCGGATCTGACAGAAAATGAACAGCGTCATCCTGGTGCAGAACTGCGGACCCATAGCTGCCAACAACAGTCCTCAATTTGCCGGGACTGTCTTAATTTTTCGGATACAATCTCAGAAAACTCGGGTAAACGTCTGTTCACACTGCGGACACCCGGTGATTTCCGTACACACGGTGATTTCCGTACACACGGTGATTTCCGTACATGGCGCCATGTTGTTCTGCTGGGATTATTTTTATGTTCTGTATATTTCCTGGTGTTTATTATGTACGACATTGGCCACATATCTCACGTCGCGTCACTTCCGCACCACACCGTGTATAACGCCTATTACTGGAGCGTGAATGTACGGGCATGGCTCAGTAATGATTCTGTGACTGACCTTGTGTGTACATCACCGCCTCTGTCACAATCTGCCATGTTGTGCTCACATGTCACTACTGTCCTCCATAGAGAACACCGACCGACCTCTGGAAGGAGATGATGGCCGCAGGCATTCTTCacactgaggtaaagtgaaagctgagccctgattggttgctatgtgtaACACAGTTCTTCTGAATGAGGCCTGTGAGGTAAAGTAAAAGCTGagccctgattggttgctatgggtaacacaGTTCTTCTGAATGAGGCCtgtgaggtaaagtgaaagctgagccctgattggttgctatgggtaacacaGTTCTTCTGAATGAGGCCCAGTAAGCGGCAGGCCCTGCCGGGGCCCGGTTATGGGGCCACCCTGTATAACTACTATACACGTATGCAGTTATATGCTTGTATACAGCCACTAGTTCATCATATTTGTCAGTATCTTCATGTTTTATTGCTCTCATGCCTCCATTGCTGTTTACAGTTGGGACACTCATGACGGCCGCAATGTTCCCCATGACAGCCACAACCCGCTAATGACCGATGTCTTACCCTGACAAACCTACAACGTCCCTTATGCCATAAAGAATGCCCCCATGCCATCCATTCAGTGTCCCGTACTTCACTTCTCTCATCAATGgtcctttctttttttcttttttaccccaTGGGGTTAAAAGGTTTTGTCTAAAACTAGAAAAACCTGgttacttttttccccaaaaaaatagcTCCATGTCTgcccacaggttgtgtctggtattgcggcTCCATCCTTTTCACTTTTACCGgtgctgagctgtaataccagacacaacctatagacaggggtggcgctgtttctggaagaagGCCGCCATGCTTTTCTCCTTTCTCGTATGGGAATGATGCAGATACATAATTTTCTTACGTAACGATCGGCGGCTGCGCCCTGCGCGGTGTCGTTCTTGTATTTTACCGTGTTGCATGTTCTCCTTTCTTCATTTTCCTTCTTtgttccatccactatataaacgTAACTTCTGACCATCTTGACATTTCAGCAGACGCTCATTCCAGATAATTACACCAGATAATAAGTTGAAACCACAAAAGTCGTTGCAGAGGAAACATCTTGATAACTTGAGACGAGACCCAGAAATCTCCATTATAAAGCGAACATGGAACGAACAGAACTACACGTATCACTGCAGTCTCCaccgctgggagttgtagttctgccagAGCGGACAGTACGCCGTAGTGTAAGGCCGTGTTCCCACATAGCATAAAGGCAAAGGTTTTTTTCTGCTGTGATTTTAGTGCAGAAAATCCGCTGTatgaggccgccgtcacacatgcgagttttacggacgtaagagcgcagaaactacgtgcgtaaaactcgcattacatacggcacaatgcttctcaatgggtctcgtcctatcagccgtatattacggatccgtaatatacggctttctacggctgtacaaaatcgcagcatgctgcgtttgtcagcgtattgcgcaaaaaaatcgccaatgaaagtctatgggggcgagaaaaatacggattccacacggaccagcagtgtgacttgcgagaaatacgcagcggtgttagtgaaaagtcggtaattcaattgccggcttttcatttctcctgcctaaacccgacaggatatgagacatggttttcatacagtaaaccatctcatatcccctttttttttgcatattccacactactattgttagtagtgtgtatgtgcaaaatttgggcgctgtagctgctaaaataaagggttaaatggcggaaaaaattggcgtgggctcccgcgcaattttctccgccagagtggtaaagccagtgactgagggcagatattaatagccaggagagggtccatggttattgcccccccccccccgtggctaaaaacatctgcccccagccaccccagaaaaggcacatctggaagatgcgcctattctggcacttggccactctcttcccattcccgtgtggcggtgggatatggagtaatgaagggttaatgccacattGCTATTGtacggtgacattaagccagattaataatggagaggcgtcaattatgacacctatccattattaatccaattgtttgaaagggttaaaaaacacgcacacacatgatttaaaagtattttaatgaaataaacacacaggttgttttaatattttattgctctctcaatccatttgcagaccctcgcttggcaaaacaataaacacacaatatacataccttctgctgacccgtcacgtcccacgaggtaatccatctgaagcggttaaaataatttacaagcaggagccctgcaaatgcagctgtgctcgtgcttgtaagtgcttgtaattccccggcgaatgaaggaaatgtaggtcattgacctacatttccttcagtcgcggtgatacgcccctgctggatgttctcatgaactgcagcctgggaactttttcccacgctccaggtcatatgaggacatccaccagggggcgcatcaccgcgactgaaggaaatgtaggtcaatgacctacatttccttcagtcgccggggaattacaagcacgagcacagctgcatttgcagggctcctgcttgtaaattattttaaccccttcagatggattacctcgtgggacgtgacgggtcagcagaaggtatgtatattgtgtgtttattgctttgccaagcgagggtctgcaaatggattgagagagcaataaaatattaaaacaacctgtgtgtttatttcattaaaatacttttaaatcatgtgtgtgtgtgttttttaaccctttcaaacaattggattaataatggataggtgtcataattgacgcctctccattattaatctggcttaatatcaccttacaatagcaaggtggcattaacccttcattaccccatatcccaccgctacacgggaatgggaagagagtggccaagtgccagaataggcgcatcttccagatgtgccttttctggggtggctgggggcagatgtttttagccacgggggggccaataaccatggaccctgtcctggctattaatatctgccctcagtcactggctttaccactctggcggagaaaattgcgcgggagcccacgccaattttttccgccatttaaccctttattttagcagctacagcgcccaaattttgcacatacacactactaacattagtagtgtggaatatgcaaaaaaaaatgggatatgatatggtttactgtatgtaaaccatgtctcatttcatgtcgggtttgggaaggagaaatgaaaagccggcaattgaattaccggcttttcacagatatcgcgctgaagtaaatataaatacagactatatatatatatgtgtctcaatgacatatatatatatacactgtatatatgttttaccgaacatttgagcacataaatccattagatgtcggttttgcaagcctgcgagaaaatatcgcagtacggatgccatacggattacatacggaggatgccatgcgcaaaatacgctgacacaccctgcctacggatcactattttgggaacatttctccgtattacggccgtattacggccgtaaaatacggaccgtattgtcttacgccgagtgtgacgccggccttaaacagTTCAAGCAGAGAGGATGTGACTTTATGAAAATGCCAGGCCACCGTGATTTTAAAGACACTGTTGAACTGTGCACTTTTTTTATGCATATTTTTCCCATATAGtagaaaaatgcatgtaaaaaatgcaGCGGATCTGCActaaaaaaatccataaaaccactgcttcaaatctgcagcaaaaatgaaaaaaaaaaaaaaaacactccacgaTCAGAGCAGATTACTGTTATTTAAAACCTAATTTTTGCTAATGGAAAGGGAACAATCTGATCTCCATTTGGGATTTCTGCATTTAAATCTGCAGTgtcaaaatctgcaccaaattgtGAAGGCAAGGCTGAGGATTTTATATCTACGCTGCTGATTTTTTTTTCAGCTCCATGATTTAATAAATGTTACCCAGCGCAGGCTTCTCCAGGGGTCTGCGGCGACGCTGCAAGCACTGTTTGGAAATCCGAGCACCACTGCAGCCTGTAATTGGCTGCAACGGTTAGGTAATGACAAGTTGGCGTCATCAGATGATGGGTCAGACCCTTCATCCATACGTGACATGCACATGTCTGATCCTATAATTGCACAGGGGATCAATAAGCTTATTTGTGATTCACCCCATAACACGCTAGCGCCAAGTGTTTGGGTCCAAATGGAAATATCTTTTACTGGACCTTTAGTTTATGGTTcacaaagacttttttttttaagcagatcCCTTCCGAAATCCTCATCAACAACCATTtaaaaaacttggaaaactttTACTTAACTCTTGGAACTCTTCTACTTAatttctatgggaaatccactttgctgttcatataagatttttttttttcctgaagaggtTTTGTAAATAAACCTGGTGGAAGAAAGGAAGCGGATCCTGAAAGAAACCTCTCCAACCTAAACACTCTCCAATCAGAAGCTTGACAAAAATCTATTAAAAAAAACTCTTACAAAAACTTCTCAAAAAAAGGAGCTTTTCCTGAAGTGGTTTCTGCTTAGAAACTTGTGGTTTTGGAGCACCTCAAAGAACtttgtgtgaacgcagccttagaTTCCATTTTTTATGTACTTACCTGCCTCTTGTCAGGTGCCGCTGCTTTGTTCCCATACTTGGCAGTATAAATGGCGCTGCCCAGGACCAATTACGTGGTCTGACTACAAAGCCAAATACTAACTGCTCAGTGATCTGGTTTAGGTAACCATTTAGCTCTCCCGATGGGCTATTAGCTCCATTTATAACCCCTATATCCTTCCCCCTGGTACAGCTTTGGCCCACTTGTGTTACCACTCTGGAGCACTTTTGGATTACCCCATTCCGATGAATTTTCTGACTATTCTCCTAATTAACCTGTTAATCTTCTCTTGGTTTAGCCATTTAGACAACCAGACTCCTCTTTGCCTTAAACTTTAGGTGAACTCTTGGACTCGGCTCTTGCTCTTCTCTCTTGGCCCACTGCCTTTCCGGTTCTGACCTGGCTTTTTTGGTTTTGTCCTCCGCCCACTCATGTAGTCAGGATCTACTCCACAGATACAACCTGGGGGCCCCTTTATTGAAGTCTAGACCTCCTGTGTAGGAGCCAGAGAGCCACTAGACCCTGCTAAGCAGACCAATCCTGATGATGGAAGCTGCTTTGGGCTGACGGGTTGCCACCATTGATGTGTGAGATCGTGGACCTACTGGAGGATTCTGGTCGCCAAGTGTGAGCCTATGGAGATGGCTTAGTTTATTCGGTGTAAGCTAAGAATTTGTATCAGACCCCCGGAATATGAAGCCCCAACCTGCTCATCTGCGCTCGTCACTGTATTAAATGTAGAGACATATATAGTTACATTGTAGCGAATATCAATGCGTTCCTGCTCTTTATCATCCGATCGGCGCGTACATCTGCTCAGGCGTATGATGTCCGGGTCATATTCTTCCTCTCATGTAGTCAGAATAAACGACCTTTCACATTTTATTCTTGGAATACAAAAAGAACGAGTCTTTCTGCCGAGATACAATCTGGGCCGAGTTAATAAAAACTTACCGGGCGCACTCTCCAAATTCTGCTAACAAGAAGGATGGCGACCCCTCGTCTTACAATATACGGCGGCTTTATCCTGCAATCACTTTCCGGCAATGAATACAGAAGAGTCGTGTGTTCTCCACCGGTCATGACAGACCACAGTGCATCTATGACACCATCAAAGAGAGGAGACGGCGCTCGTTTCAGGACCGCGCTGCCTGAAATATATAGAAACTGGATTTCAAGAATCCTGTAACATCAGACCACGCATATCACTAATCGTGTGGAAACATTCACAGGGACATTTGCTTTTACCCTGATTGATTGATCCTACTTTCCTCCATATTTTACACCCAAGCTCTTCCTATAAAATCAATTACTGACGATTTGACGACGATGAATAGGAAAATATTGCTCTTTAATGAAGATGAAGGCAGCATAGCTCAACATAGTCTAATACTCTTATGACCTTTCCTGTCTATAGTATCCAT is a window of Ranitomeya variabilis isolate aRanVar5 chromosome 2, aRanVar5.hap1, whole genome shotgun sequence DNA encoding:
- the LOC143806402 gene encoding uncharacterized protein LOC143806402 isoform X2, with the translated sequence MKEFMSSAVLKRAPSPLFDGVIDALWSVMTGGEHTTLLYSLPESDCRIKPPYIVRRGVAILLVSRIWRVRPIGTVLLLRPLMFGCILPSEIRRSRNTAESGEQE
- the LOC143806402 gene encoding uncharacterized protein LOC143806402 isoform X1 is translated as MKEFMSSAVLKRAPSPLFDGVIDALWSVMTGGEHTTLLYSLPESDCRIKPPYIVRRGVAILLVSRIWRVRPIGTVLLLRPLMFGCILPSAASFYTEDISEHFPLN
- the LOC143806402 gene encoding uncharacterized protein LOC143806402 isoform X3 codes for the protein MKEFMSSAVLKRAPSPLFDGVIDALWSVMTGGEHTTLLYSLPESDCRIKPPYIVRRGVAILLVSRIWRVRPIGTVLLLRPLMFGCILPSGVFLD